The Parcubacteria group bacterium ADurb.Bin159 DNA segment GCGTAGAAATGTCTAAAGTCATTTGATATTATTCATTTTTTTTAAAATCTTCATAGATTTCTTTTACTTTTTTTTTCATTCTCTTATTTTGATAGATGGGCAAAATCCTAAAAATTTCGTCCCAGTTAAGGGGGGAGAGGTTATCAAAATAATAATACTTTTTGACATAAATCGTATCTAACAATGCCCTTTCTTTAGTGGCAATGGCATAATTATCTTTATTTTCCACACCAAGATTATTGGTTAAAATAACATCTTTGATTTTTTTAAAAGAATATTTTTGCTTATCACAAACAATTTCTCTTGTTAAATACGAGGCAATGAAAATCTGACTATAGTACTGAAAAGTAATACCTGCTCTACCTAAAACAGTTTCAAAACTAACATAGGAAGGAGTATAAATTCTTGTGGCTAATTCAAATTTATCATAATTTTGGTCCTTAGCATAAAGGCCTCTACGAATAGAATAAAGCTTGTTGGTTCTGACAAAGTAATTTGCTCTAGACTTAACAAGATTCATGTCTGAAACTCCCCAAATTAAAGAGAGGTCTTTAGAAGTAAAGACTGTTTTTTTGCTTCTTAAAACATCAGAAATCCCTGATTTCTTCATATCTATAAACTAAAGGTAAGCATAATTCTTACCTTTAGTTTAAACTATATAAAAAAGTTGTCAAATGGCAACGGTGGAAAACTTGGTCAAAAATTAAAGCTCGCCGAATAAGACAATTTTCGAACCTTAAAGTGAAGAGATAAAAAATTTTCCTCCCTTCTCTTCTCCCTCCTCACCGCCGTATTCACCCAATAGACCTAAATCGGTAAAGTGGTTTGTTTTGATAATTACCAGGTGAAGGTTCGCACTTTGTTCAGTAATTGCGACTCTTTTCTAAATAGCGTTTAAAAATTAATTTCAAAAATCACGCTTATAAACGTGATTTTTTTATTCAAGAAAAACCGCTACTGCCACTACTGTTGTCCAAAGACCTCTTTTATCTCCTTCAGCAGATTGAGTAATATTAGTAGTCTTAAAGATATGTCCCGAGGCCTTATAAACTTGTTCTCTTTCTTGCCAAGCAGTATCCGGATTAAAATCAATACCCAAAGTAGTAGCCAACATAGTAGCAGCTAAATCTTCAGCATATTCGCCTGCTTTTTCTCCTTTTTCACCAAAAGCATGATGTTCGGAAAGATAACCATATTGATTGCCATTTCTAGGAATGGCTAAACCAATAGAAGCGGAAATTAATCTATTGGGTTCATTACTTTCATTTCTAGCAATAACGCAATAAGTAATTTCTCCGGCGTTTAATAATTTAATGCCCTCATCTTTGGAAATAATTTTACAATCAGGAGGGAAAATTGAGGAAACGCTTACTAAATTACACTTTTCAATGCCTGCGTCACGCAAAGCCAATTCAAAACTAGCCAATTTATCTTTATGAACACCAACTCCTTTGGTCAAAAAAACTTTTTGGGGAATCATAGAAACCAATAATTATTTAATTGTCCAGCCGCCATCAATTACCAGCATTTCACCATTAACAAAATCCGATTCATCGGAAGCTAAATAAAGCGCTCCATAAGCAATATCTTCTGGTTCGCCTAAACGCGGATAAAGAGTATTAGCTTTCAAAAATTTTTCCATTTCCGAATCAGCCAACATATCTTTGGTCATTGCCGTTTTAATAATACCTGGAGCAATACAATTAACATTAATTTTTTTGGGGGCATATTCTTGAGCCAATTCTTTAGTAAAGGCGATAATTCCTCCTTTAGAAGCGCAATAAGCAGCACTCAATTCAAAACTAACAAAACCGGCAATAGAGGCAATGTTGATAATTTTACCTTTGCCCTGCTTAAGCATCTCTGGAATTACTTTTTTACTAGTCAAAAATACGCTTTTTAAATTAATATTAATAATCTTCTCCCATTCTTCTTCGGGCATTTCATGTAAAACATAAGTGCGATAAATTCCAGCGTTATTAACTAAAATATCCACCCGTCCAAATTCTTCCAAACATCGCTCTACCATATTATCAATATCTTCCGTTTTACTTACATCAGTTTTAATAAAAATTGATTTCCCCCCTCTTTTTTCAATTTCTTTAACTGTTTCTTTCCCCCCTTCTTCGGAAATGTCCGCTACTGCCACTTTTGCCCCTTCACGGGAAAAAATTAAAGCAATGGCTTTGCCAATCCCCGAACCAGCGCCAGTAATAACAGCGACTTTGTTTTCTAATCTCATAAATTCCAAAATTAAATCAATAAAATCGACCTTTAGTTTATTTTTTTATTTAGATCTTTAATAATATTTTCTAAATCAAGACCATATATTTCCGCCACTTTGCCTATTTCTAAATTATTTAATTCATAAGAAGCTAAAGGGCAAGATAAACAAGGCAAACTATATTTTGCTAAAATTTTTTCTGCTTCTTTGTGCTCTAAAATTTCTTTTAAAGTTGATTTTGCCGTGATTTTTCTTTTCATAATCTGTAAAAAAATTAAAAAATTACTTTGAAGATTATCTGTTGAAGGCGGATAATTCCAAAATTCAAAAGCAATAATTTTTTTAAAAAATAAGTTTTGTATAATCCCTTCTAATCTAATTTTCCGCGAATAATAAAATCAATGGCTTCTTTTTCTGATAACCCGCGAGTCATCAGCACTTCTAATTCTTTTTGACTAATTTTCCCCACCGAAGCTTCATGAGTAATACGCGCTTCGGGATGTTTGACTTCTACAATGGGCACTGCCCGACAAATAGACTTTTTGCCAATAACAATTTCTTGACAATCCACATGGCCTTGGGCATTTTTAGCCAAAGCAATTGTTTCTCCCTGTCCGAATACTTTACCCCCATCAACCGCTGCCGCTCTTATTTTAATTAAGCTCCTCGAATTTTCTCCCTCTAAAATTATTTTATCATTAATAAAAATATCGTCTTTCTCGCCTTTCCCAATGATACGAGTGGTTATCTCGCTAATTGCTTTTTCTTTTAATTTAGCCTTAAAATTAATTTTAAGTTTGCCGACCGTCCCTTGATTTAAAATAAAATAATTTTCTAAACTTGCCTCTTTCTCTAAAATAGCTTCAAAAGAAGGTAAAACATTGGCGCCGAAATAATCTCCATGATAATGCCTCTCTTCGTAAATTAATTGCGCCCCCTTTTTTAAAACCAATTTAGCCTTCATCGTATGAGTGATATTTAAGGCAAAAGGGAAAGTGCAATGAGTAAAAATCTTTGCCTTAGAATTTTCTTCTAAAATTATTTCCGGTAGAATAATTTGTTTAGCTTTTTTTTGAAGCAAACCAAAACAAAAGAAAATCGGTTTTTCTATTTCCCTTCCTTTTAAAACAATCAATTTTATTTTTACCCCTTGCCGAAAAGTTTTGGTTATTACTTTTATACCCGGGATTTGCCCTAAAGACAATACTTTATTTGATTCAACATAAAGATGGGGAATGTCTTCTTTTTTAAATAATTCCTTATCAAAATTGCATTTTTGAGCAGAGTTTAAAAATTCTTGGGGCAAGTTGCTTTTTGACATATTTTTTTTCTTTGGGAAGTTTCACAATATTTTTTCATCACTTCATTAAAATTTCCTTGGCAAACTATTCTGCCTTGGTTTAAAAATATAGCTTGGCTAGCCATAAAACCTATTTCTTCCCGATGAGTAATTAAGAGAATAGCTGTTTTTGTTTGTTTTTTTATATTTTCTAAAATATTATAAAACTCCCGATAAATAATAATATCCAGTCCCGCATCAGGTTCATCTAAAATCATTAATTTCGGATTTAAAACTATTAAAGAAGCTAATTCTATTCTTTTTCTCTCTCCACCGCTCAGGCTTCTATCTAATACCCTTCCCAAAATAGAAGAATCTAAACCTACTAAAGATAAAGATTCCTCTATTTTTTTTAAACTAACTTTTTCTGCTCCGGCTTTAATAAAATCAAGCACTTTAATGCCCTCTAAATAAACCGGTTCTTGCCAACCCAAGCATAAACCCATTTTTGCCCTTTTATCCACGGCCAATTTAGTGATATCTTTGCCTTGAAAAAAAATTTTACCGGAAACTACTTTATATTTAGGAAGACCCATTAAGACATAAGCCAAAGTTGATTTGCCCGAACCATTGGGTCCAATTAAAACATAAACAGAATTATTTTCTATTTTAAAAGAGATATTTTGCAGGATTTTTTTGCCTGTTTCTACTTGAACA contains these protein-coding regions:
- the yurY gene encoding Vegetative protein 296, with the translated sequence MINVLEVKNLTVQVETGKKILQNISFKIENNSVYVLIGPNGSGKSTLAYVLMGLPKYKVVSGKIFFQGKDITKLAVDKRAKMGLCLGWQEPVYLEGIKVLDFIKAGAEKVSLKKIEESLSLVGLDSSILGRVLDRSLSGGERKRIELASLIVLNPKLMILDEPDAGLDIIIYREFYNILENIKKQTKTAILLITHREEIGFMASQAIFLNQGRIVCQGNFNEVMKKYCETSQRKKICQKATCPKNF
- the sufB gene encoding FeS cluster assembly protein SufB translates to MSKSNLPQEFLNSAQKCNFDKELFKKEDIPHLYVESNKVLSLGQIPGIKVITKTFRQGVKIKLIVLKGREIEKPIFFCFGLLQKKAKQIILPEIILEENSKAKIFTHCTFPFALNITHTMKAKLVLKKGAQLIYEERHYHGDYFGANVLPSFEAILEKEASLENYFILNQGTVGKLKINFKAKLKEKAISEITTRIIGKGEKDDIFINDKIILEGENSRSLIKIRAAAVDGGKVFGQGETIALAKNAQGHVDCQEIVIGKKSICRAVPIVEVKHPEARITHEASVGKISQKELEVLMTRGLSEKEAIDFIIRGKLD
- a CDS encoding pyruvoyl-dependent arginine decarboxylase, which translates into the protein MIPQKVFLTKGVGVHKDKLASFELALRDAGIEKCNLVSVSSIFPPDCKIISKDEGIKLLNAGEITYCVIARNESNEPNRLISASIGLAIPRNGNQYGYLSEHHAFGEKGEKAGEYAEDLAATMLATTLGIDFNPDTAWQEREQVYKASGHIFKTTNITQSAEGDKRGLWTTVVAVAVFLE
- the cpnA gene encoding Cyclopentanol dehydrogenase; amino-acid sequence: MRLENKVAVITGAGSGIGKAIALIFSREGAKVAVADISEEGGKETVKEIEKRGGKSIFIKTDVSKTEDIDNMVERCLEEFGRVDILVNNAGIYRTYVLHEMPEEEWEKIININLKSVFLTSKKVIPEMLKQGKGKIINIASIAGFVSFELSAAYCASKGGIIAFTKELAQEYAPKKINVNCIAPGIIKTAMTKDMLADSEMEKFLKANTLYPRLGEPEDIAYGALYLASDESDFVNGEMLVIDGGWTIK